In Camelina sativa cultivar DH55 chromosome 16, Cs, whole genome shotgun sequence, a single window of DNA contains:
- the LOC104750583 gene encoding probable pectate lyase 5 — protein MRMTLVHLSLSLFSCLLLVLSPTFIASTPVSHPDLVVQEVNEKINASRRNLGVLSCGTGNPIDDCWRCDPKWEKNRQRLADCAIGFGKHAIGGRDGKIYVVTDSSDKDAVNPKPGTLRHAVIQDEPLWIIFARDMVIKLKEELLMNSFKTIDGRGVNVHIAGGACITVQYVTNIIIHGINIHDCKRKGNAYVRDSPSHYGWRTASDGDAVSIFGGSHVWVDHCSLSNCADGLIDAIHGSTAITISNNYLTHHNKVMLLGHSDSYTRDKNMQVTIAFNHFGEGLVQRMPRCRHGYFHVVNNDYTHWQMYAIGGSAAPTINSQGNRFLAPNDHVFKEVTKYEDAPQSKWKKWNWRSEGDLFLNGAFFTASGGRASSSYAKASSLSARPSSVVASVTGSAGALFCKKGSRC, from the exons ATGAGAATGACACTTGTTCACTtgtctctctccctcttctcATGTCTCCTCCTAGTCCTTTCTCCGACCTTCATTGCCTCCACTCCCGTCTCCCACCCTGACCTCGTTGTTCAAGAAGTTAACGA gAAGATTAATGCGTCTAGGAGGAATCTAGGCGTGCTCTCATGTGGGACCGGAAATCCAATAGACGACTGTTGGAGATGCGACCCGAAATGGGAGAAAAACAGACAACGGCTAGCCGATTGCGCTATTGGTTTTGGCAAACACGCAATCGGCGGCCGTGACGGCAAAATCTACGTGGTGACGGATTCGAGCGACAAAGACGCGGTCAACCCTAAACCCGGAACACTAAGACACGCCGTGATCCAGGACGAGCCGCTTTGGATCATCTTTGCTCGTGACATGGTCATAAAGCTAAAAGAAGAGCTTTTAATGAACTCTTTCAAGACCATAGACGGACGTGGAGTTAACGTCCATATCGCTGGTGGCGCGTGCATCACGGTTCAGTACGTGaccaacatcatcatccacGGTATCAACATCCACGACTGTAAACGAAAGGGTAATGCTTACGTTAGAGACTCTCCGTCGCATTATGGGTGGAGGACGGCCTCCGACGGTGACGCCGTCTCGATTTTTGGTGGCTCACACGTGTGGGTAGACCACTGCTCGTTGTCGAACTGCGCTGACGGTCTGATCGACGCTATTCATGGATCAACGGCCATTACGATCTCTAACAACTACTTGACGCACCACAATAAAGTTATGCTTTTGGGACACAGTGATTCGTACACGAGAGACAAGAACATGCAAGTCACCATTGCCTTCAATCACTTTGGTGAAGGTCTTGTTCAGAGAATGCCaag ATGTAGACATGGATATTTTCATGTGGTGAATAATGATTATACACATTGGCAAATGTATGCAATTGGTGGGAGTGCAGCCCCAACGATTAATAGTCAAGGCAATAGGTTTCTTGCTCCTAACGATCATGTCTTTAAAGAG GTGACTAAGTACGAAGATGCCCCACAAAGCAAATGGAAGAAATGGAATTGGAGGTCAGAAGGTGATTTGTTCCTAAACGGTGCCTTTTTCACGGCTTCGGGTGGAAGAGCCTCTTCAAGCTATGCTAAGGCTTCGAGTTTGTCGGCTAGACCGTCCTCAGTAGTAGCTTCAGTCACGGGCAGTGCTGGTGCACTCTTTTGTAAAAAGGGATCTCGATGTTAA
- the LOC104750584 gene encoding protein terminal ear1 homolog produces MSVTGPFSHPTNLNPTAPEFLPATTNLNPNPFPFFIPTRIYFPLPPPPPPPPSYPSFFHLPPPHLLPLTSVAPTRALMLFPVTGNVTESSIRQDMGLFGEVRGVQMERADEGIVTVHFYNLRTSQTAFNEIRYRHMQHQLHFTAARGQVYNQPVWAHFVFPQLNAVPDGNNQGTLVVMNLEPTVSSTTLRHIFQAYGEVKQVRETPYKREQRFVEFFDVRDAAKALREMDGKLISGKPMFIQFSRPGGLTKKLFLASRFHKNFTFDNNHSHYHPPPTMMIYSNQMYEQKQRNNKKKKKKKKKQEKHMKKSFDDPRFMIRENAIAAGENRDRRTTVMIKNIPNKYTQRLFLKMLDTHCNECNQKVIKEGNKTPMSSYDFVYLPIDFSNKCNVGYGFVNMTSPEAVWRLYKTFHNQHWGVFNTRKICEVTYARIQGLESLKEHFKNARLPGVEMEHNKYMPVLFSPPRDGGLLTEPMVIVDSSDNTNVKPVADEESCNSNNSRRDGFVSDKDMVGSDGCCCLGERIESGGV; encoded by the exons ATGTCAGTCACCGGACCCTTCAGTCACCCAACAAACCTTAACCCAACAGCTCCGGAATTCTTACCGGCGACGACAAACCTAAACCCAAACCCATTCCCTTTCTTTATTCCGACAAGAATCTACTTCCCtcttccacctcctcctccgccgccgccgtcTTACCCTTCTTTTTTCCATCTCCCTCcacctcatcttcttccactaacTTCAGTAGCACCAACCAGAGCCCTGATGCTGTTTCCAGTCACTGGCAACGTCACCGAGTCATCTATAAGACAAGACATGGGACTGTTCGGCGAAGTCCGTGGTGTCCAAATGGAGAGAGCAGACGAAGGGATCGTGACCGTCCATTTCTACAACCTGAGAACCTCGCAGACAGCTTTCAATGAGATACGTTACCGTCACATGCAACATCAACTCCACTTCACGGCGGCGCGTGGACAAGTCTATAATCAACCGGTTTGGGCTCATTTCGTGTTTCCTCAACTCAATGCTGTTCCCGATGGAAACAATCAAGGCACGCTCGTGGTTATGAACTTGGAACCCACCGTCTCTTCCACTACCCTCCGTCACATTTTTCAAGCTTATG gagaagtgaagcaagtGAGAGAGACACCGTACAAGAGAGAACAGAGATTTGTTGAGTTCTTTGACGTTAGAGACGCCGCAAAAGCTCTCCGTGAGATGGACGGTAAACTTATCTCCGGTAAACCAATGTTTATCCAGTTTAGCCGTCCCGGTGGTTTAACTAAAAAGCTCTTCCTCGCTTCACGCTTCCATAAAAACTTCACCTTTGATAACAACCACAGCCACTATCATCCACCACCAACGATGATGATCTATAGTAACCAAATGTACGAgcaaaaacagaggaacaataagaagaagaagaagaagaagaagaagcaagagaagcATATGAAGAAGAGTTTTGATGATCCTCGTTTCATGATAAGGGAAAACGCTATCGCCGCAGGCGAGAACAGAGACAGAAGAACCACCGTGATGATCAAGAACATCCCAAACAAGTACAc TCAGAGGctgtttttgaaaatgttggACACACATTGTAACGAGTGTAACCAAAAGGTAATCAAAGAAGGGAACAAAACTCCTATGTCTTCTTATGACTTTGTCTACCTCCCTATTGATTTCAG CAACAAATGCAATGTGGGATATGGGTTTGTGAACATGACATCACCAGAAGCAGTGTGGAGACTTTACAAGACCTTTCACAATCAACATTGGGGAGTTTTCAACACTAGAAAGATCTGTGAGGTCACTTATGCTCGAATCCAG gGTCTTGAGTCGTTAAAGGAACATTTCAAGAACGCAAGACTACCAGGAGTAGAGATGGAGCATAACAAGTACATGCCGGTTCTATTCTCTCCGCCACGTGACGGGGGGCTGCTGACGGAGCCTATGGTCATTGTTGACTCTTCGGATAATACTAATGTTAAGCCAGTGGCTGATGAAGAGAGCTGTAATAGTAATAACTCACGACGAGACGGGTTTGTGTCCGACAAGGACATGGTAGG